The stretch of DNA GGCAAGATCCGCGAGCCGATGATCACGCCGATGCGCCCCTGGCTCCCCAAACCGGTGTCGCGCTTCATCACCGGCCACAGTGTCGACCTGTACCTGACATCCGAAGACATACCCACCCAGGACAACCGCATCGTCTACGACCAGGCGCTCGATGCGATCAAGGTGCACTGGACACCCAACAACCTGTCTGCACACAAGCGACTGGTGGAACGCACCACAGCGCTGATGCGCAAGGCAGGGTACCCGATCGTGCTCACCGAACGCATGGGCATCGCCACCAATTCGCACCAGTGCGGCACCGCCGTCATGGGCGATGACCCTACGCGCAGCGTAGTGGATCGCAACTGCAAGATGCATGACCTGGACAACGTGTGGATCGTCGACAGTGCGCCGTTCCCCTCTTCCGCCGCAGTCAACCCTGCGTTGACCATCGCCGCCAACGCGCTGCGGGTCGCCACACAGTTCTGCGCAGCCAGCTAGCCGTTTACACCCAAGCACAACCAGGGCCTTTCCAACCAGGAACTCATAAAAAATGAATAAAAGAGACTATACCCTCGTTACGCCCAGGATTCGTCGCGCACGGATTGCGACCTTTGCCGGCTTCATGCTGGTGGGTGCCATGCTCTATATCTGGTCGACCGGTGTCACCGCCTTTCGCCATCAGCTCGGGCTCAGCGGGGATGCTGGCGATGTCGATTTCGGCATCCTGGCATTCGCTATTGGTGTAGGCAGCGCGGCCGGATCGTTCCTGGTCGGCAAGTTCCTGGATGTGCTCGGGGCCAAGAAGGTCATCACCTTTACTGCCCTGGCTTATCCGCTGTCGATCATTCCGCTGGGGTTTGCCAGCGGCTTCGGCTTCGCAATGGGCTGCGGTATCGTGCTGGGCCTGCTGCGCGGCGCCATCGACACGGCATTCAATACCCATGGGGTTCAGGTCGAGCGTTTCTACCGCCGCCCCATCATGTCGGCGTTTCACGCGTTCTATTCGCTCGGCGGCTTCATCCTGGGCATGATCGGCAGCGCGCTTGCCGACCGCTACACCGACAGTGCGAACGTGCCGTTCAGCTTGCTGGGAGGGGCCATGCTGCTGGCTGGCCTGGTGGTATCGCGTTTCATGCTCGACAAGGATGAAGTCGCGCCGGAACCAACTGCAACTGTCAGTGAACCTGCGTTGCAGGCAAGCGTCTCGAACAACCGCTCGATCGTATTGTTGATGATCGGGTTCGGTGTATTGCTGCTCGGCGGCATGGTCG from Pseudomonas putida encodes:
- a CDS encoding MFS transporter — its product is MNKRDYTLVTPRIRRARIATFAGFMLVGAMLYIWSTGVTAFRHQLGLSGDAGDVDFGILAFAIGVGSAAGSFLVGKFLDVLGAKKVITFTALAYPLSIIPLGFASGFGFAMGCGIVLGLLRGAIDTAFNTHGVQVERFYRRPIMSAFHAFYSLGGFILGMIGSALADRYTDSANVPFSLLGGAMLLAGLVVSRFMLDKDEVAPEPTATVSEPALQASVSNNRSIVLLMIGFGVLLLGGMVGESAIADWGQEYIRRVMQTSVSTAGMAVSVFIGAECLGRLVGDRLAERIGASKVVFLSALLAIGGLLLTTIGHSVATSLIGFALFGLGLSCIAPLMLSSAGRKDPLNAGRNIGIVNSIGYSGMLVAPAAITTVVSYLGMDRLLFFPMVLLLPLALLGPLLMRNHQSKALSTEQTIGRSSIGQ